One genomic window of Pelecanus crispus isolate bPelCri1 chromosome 18, bPelCri1.pri, whole genome shotgun sequence includes the following:
- the LOC104038170 gene encoding LOW QUALITY PROTEIN: olfactory receptor 10A7-like (The sequence of the model RefSeq protein was modified relative to this genomic sequence to represent the inferred CDS: inserted 3 bases in 2 codons) translates to MDIVYLYFSKAFNSYPYKILTQKLLMYGLDDQSSFQMNHTEKSGRSNCTTVTMFILLGLFRHTELQILFFFMFVLIYTITIIGNRLVIIVTVRPSFYTPMYFILRVLAFMDICTTSVIVPKMLVNFLSRGKCISYIGCAAQLYFLIFLAAAEYYLLVAMAYDHYPAICNPLRYRILVNRRVCFSLVLLSFLTDNVVSVVQTXFVFTLPLCGPNKINYFFCDITTXIIFLCTETSLFEIQAMTTTVLVIFTPFSLIILSYTIIFSRILTMPSASGRYKTFWTCSSHLLVVMLQYGSGSLIYLRPKFSYPQDAKKVLALVYPTITPLLNPIIYSLRNKDVKRILRTIIRKVYSVSVPSPEIRAFNMVITSFLHLFFVPFMLYCACHHVHTLVKCRPSCTHQGPMPLGTYAPQ, encoded by the exons ATGGATATTGTCTACTTATACTTCAGTAAGGCTTTCAACAGTTACCCATATAAGATCCTCACACAGAAGCTGTTGAtgtatgggctggatgaccagtca TCTTTCCAGATGAACCATACAGAAAAATCTGGTAGAAGCAACTGCACCACAGTGACCATGTTCATTCTCCTGGGCCTCTTCAGACATACTGAGCTGcaaatcttgtttttcttcatgtttgtcCTGATTTACACTATTACTATCATCGGGAACAGACTTGTCATCATTGTCACAGTTCGACCATCCTTTTATACACCCATGTACTTTATTCTCAGGGTCCTCGCCTTCATGGATATTTGTACTACTTCAGTCATTGTACCCAAGATGTTAGTGAATTTTCTCTCACGGGGCAAGTGCATTTCCTACATAGGCTGTGCTGCCCAGCTGTACTTCCTGATTTTTCTAGCAGCTGCTGAGTACTATCTTCTTGTTGCCATGGCCTATGACCATTACCCGGCCATTTGCAACCCCCTGAGATACAGAATTTTGGTGAACAGaagggtttgtttttccctagtcctgctgtcTTTCCTCACTGATAATGTTGTGTCAGTGGTGCAAA GCTTTGTGTTCACATTGCCATTATGTGGGCCTAACAAGATTAACTATTTCTTCTGTGATATCACAAC CATTATATTTCTGTGCACTGAAACATCTCTGTTTGAAATTCAAGCCATGACAACCACAGTATTGGTCATTTTCaccccattttctctcatcaTTCTGTCCTACACCATCATCTTCTCCAGGATTTTGACCATGCCCTCTGCAAGTGGAAGATACAAGACATTCTGGACCTGTTCTTCGCATCTCCTAGTGGTGATGCTTCAGTATGGGAGTGGCAGCCTGATTTACCTAAGACCCAAGTTCAGCTATCCACAAGATGCTAAAAAAGTGCTGGCTTTAGTGTACCCAACCATAACTCCTTTGTTAAATCCCATTATCTACAGCTTGAGAAATAAGGATGTGAAAAGGATTTTAAGAACAATAATaaggaag GTATACTCTGTGtctgtcccctccccagagATCAGGGCCTTTAACATGGTGATCACCAGCTTTTTGCACCTCTTTTTTGTGCCTTTTATGCTCTACTGTGCCTGCCACCATGTGCACACCTTGGTCAAGTGCAGACCATCATGCACCCACCAGGGTCCCATGCCCCTAGGGACGTATGCCCCTCAGTAG